Proteins from a single region of Corylus avellana chromosome ca11, CavTom2PMs-1.0:
- the LOC132165380 gene encoding uncharacterized protein LOC132165380 — protein MPNTSLLIPHLLPIPPPPKKSTNLSNPKLATSCHVSATRMSLNHKPPPPPSNPSLLTSITNLLWGPSLPPGLLISTVRTAWHSAWQLMMSQLAPSDPSGSYSRPASRFRASSFTRQSPTALHLYVGLPCPWAHRTLIVRALKGLEEAVTVSIASPGLDGSWEFKDIPFADRDILVPTRDYANGCRNLREVYKLRRGGYDGRSTVPMLWDAQRKEVVCNESYDIIELFNSGLNGIAGNPGVNLSPEPLKGKIEEWNRIIYPTVNNGVYRCGFAQSQEAYNTAVNELFSTLEMLDDHLGSFRYLCGDALTLADICLFTTLIRFDIVYNVLFKCTKKKLLEYPNLHAYMRDIYQIPKVAETCNFTAIMDGYYRTLFPLNPGSIQPVLPSGCEHEALSRPHDRESISFAGSKSMQVQVS, from the exons ATGCCCAACACTTCCCTCCTCATCCCCCACCTCCTTCCCATCCCACCGCCACCCAAGAAATCCACCAACCTCTCCAATCCCAAACTTGCCACCTCATGCCACGTCAGCGCCACCAGAATGTCCCTGAACCATAAACCCCCACCTCCACCCTCAAACCCTTCCCTCCTCACCTCCATTACCAACCTCCTCTGGGGCCCATCCCTCCCGCCGGGACTCCTAATCTCCACCGTCCGCACCGCCTGGCACTCCGCGTGGCAGCTCATGATGTCCCAGCTCGCCCCCTCCGATCCCTCCGGCAGTTACTCTAGACCCGCCTCCAGATTCCGTGCAAGCAGCTTTACCCGCCAAAGCCCAACCGCCCTTCACCTCTACGTAGGCCTCCCATGCCCATGGGCTCACCGGACCCTCATAGTCCGGGCCCTCAAGGGCCTCGAAGAGGCCGTGACCGTCTCAATAGCCTCCCCGGGCCTTGACGGCTCGTGGGAATTCAAGGATATCCCATTCGCGGATAGGGATATCCTCGTCCCCACTCGGGACTATGCCAATGGGTGCCGGAATCTGAGAGAGGTTTATAAGCTCAGGAGAGGAGGGTATGATGGGCGGTCCACTGTGCCAATGCTGTGGGATGCGCAAAGGAAAGAGGTGGTCTGCAATGAGAGTTACGATATAATTGAATTGTTCAATTCGGGACTAAACGGGATAGCGGGCAATCCAGGTGTAAATCTATCCCCGGAGCCATTGAAGGGAAAGATTGAGGAATGGAATCGCATAATTTACCCCACTGTCAATAATGGGGTTTATAG ATGTGGGTTTGCTCAAAGCCAAGAGGCATACAATACGGCGGTGAATGAGTTGTTCAGTACATTGGAGATGTTAGATGATCACTTGGGTAGTTTCCGCTACTTGTGTGGAGATGCATTGACCCTTGCAGATATATGCCTGTTTACTACTTTGATTCGGTTCGATATTGTGTACAATGTCCTCTTCAAGTGCACCAAGAAGAAGCTACTTGAGTATCCCAATCTTCATGCTTATATGCGTGACATTTACCAG ATTCCTAAGGTTGCAGAAACTTGCAATTTTACGGCCATTATGGATGGTTACTACAGAACGCTTTTTCCACTGAATCCAGGCAGCATTCAACCTGTCTTGCCTTCAGGTTGCGAGCACGAAGCCCTCTCCAGGCCTCATGACAGAGAATCAATTTCATTTGCAGGGAGTAAATCTATGCAGGTTCAAGTTTCATAG
- the LOC132165379 gene encoding MDIS1-interacting receptor like kinase 2-like, producing MAANPKPPLIFLHLLLLSILPLQITASPATQAEALVKWKNSLTPPPPLTSWSLSNLKNLCNWTSIVCDSTGTVSEINLSGGAEFNGTQVKLNGTLAQFNFTPFLNLTSFDLSHNNLSGPIPSEIGRLTELQYVSLLDNYLDGQIPYQINNLRKVWYLDLGSNLLLSPDWSKFSAKPLLTHLAFNYNELASEFPGFILDCHNLTFLDLAQNKFNGTIPESLFTNLAKLEFLNLTDNSFQGSLSPKISNLSKLKDLRLGRNHFSGLIPEDIGAIFDLQMIEMYNNSLEGRIPSSIGRLKELGSLYLDWNGLNSTIPSELGFCTNLTFLALAENSFTGELPLSLANLTKITNLGLSGNSLSGRISPYFLSNWTELTSLQLQGNRFTGEIPPEIGLLTKLQLLFMFNNSLSGSIPSQVGRLKDLVQLDLSQNQLSSPIPPTVWNLTNLQVLQLFSNNLTGTIPPDIGNMTSLQTLDLNSNQLEGELPDTISQLGNLMTISLFTNNFSGTIPSDFGKYSPLINVSFSNNSFSGELPPELCSSFAFEVFTVNSNNFTGPLPECLRNCSKLNRVRFDGNRFNGNITKAFGVHPVLSVIYLSDNQFVGEISTEWGECESLTDLQMDRNRISGKIPVEVGKLTQLGVLNLDSNELSGEIPSVLGNLRLLNKLNLSRNNLTGEIPRILGSLSELSYLDLSRNSLIGNIPKELGNCVKLLSMDLSNNNLSGEIPSELGNLIALQLLLDLSSNRLSGNIPQSLAKLSSLESLNVSHNQLSGEIPSSFSTNLVSLRNSSIDFSYNNLTGPIPTGIVFKDVPAKAYVGNSGLCGKVEGLTPCYTNSRKKKHSNRTLLIVLIPVCGLLLLATIVAGIIICYWKMKPLDEESRTLGEYDEKSESLIWEREGKFTFGDIVKATENFHEKYCIGKGGFGSVYKAELKTGQIVAVKRLNMSDSSDISAANRKSFENEIRMLTEVRHRNIIRLYGFCSIRGCMYLVYEYVEKGSLGNVLYGVEGKAKLDWGRRVNIVQGMAHAIAYLHHDCTPPIVHRDITVNNILLESEFEPRLADFGIARLLSSNTTNWTTIAGSYGYMAPELAFTMRITDKCDVYSFGVVALEVMMGRHPRELLSSLSSSKSTKATPIADGAEYLLKDVLDQGLPQPKGQIAQEVAFVVTMALHCVSDTPESRPTMRFVAQELSARTQACNSYPMDTITISKLTSFQK from the exons ATGGCAGCAAATCCCAAGCCGCCTCTTATTTTCCTTCACCTTCTCTTGCTCTCCATACTTCCATTACAGATTACAGCATCACCAGCAACGCAAGCAGAAGCTCTTGTCAAATGGAAAAACAGCCTCACCCCTCCCCCTCCTCTCACTTCATGGTCCCTCTCCAACCTCAAAAACCTCTGCAACTGGACAAGTATTGTTTGCGACTCAACCGGAACAGTCTCCGAGATAAACCTCTCAGGCGGTGCTGAGTTCAATGGAACACAAGTAAAGCTCAATGGAACGCTGGCCCAGTTCAACTTCACTCCATTCCTTAACCTCACCAGCTTCGACCTCAGCCACAACAACCTCAGCGGACCAATACCGTCGGAGATTGGCCGGCTAACGGAGCTTCAGTACGTGAGTCTACTCGACAACTATCTCGATGGGCAAATCCCATATCAGATTAACAATCTTCGAAAGGTATGGTACTTAGACCTTGGATCAAACCTCTTACTAAGTCCTGACTGGTCTAAGTTTTCTGCCAAGCCTTTATTGACCCATCTTGCCTTTAATTACAATGAACTCGCTTCAGAGTTCCCAGGATTTATACTTGATTGTCACAACTTGACCTTCTTGGATTTAGCCCAGAATAAGTTCAATGGAACAATACCAGAATCTTTATTTACCAATTTGGCCAAGCTTGAATTCCTTAATCTTACTGATAATTCATTCCAAGGATCATTGTCACCAAAAATTTCCAACCTTTCCAAGCTCAAAGATCTTCGTCTAGGACGAAACCATTTCAGTGGCCTTATTCCTGAGGATATTGGAGCAATTTTCGATCTTCAAATGATAGAAATGTACAACAATTCATTAGAAGGGAGAATTCCTTCTTCAATAGGCCGACTCAAGGAGCTCGGGAGCCTCTATCTTGACTGGAATGGCTTGAATTCTACAATTCCCTCTGAGCTTGGGTTTTGTACAAACCTCACCTTCTTGGCCCTTGCTGAAAATTCATTCACTGGGGAATTGCCTTTGTCCTTGGCCAACCTaactaaaattacaaatttgggTTTATCTGGTAATTCTCTCTCTGGTAGGATTTCACCGTATTTTCTCTCCAATTGGACCGAGTTAACCTCTTTGCAACTTCAGGGGAATCGTTTCACTGGAGAAATTCCACCAGAAATAGGCCTATTGACAAAGCTCCAACTTCTTTTTATGTTTAATAATAGCCTTTCTGGTTCAATTCCCTCCCAGGTTGGGAGGTTGAAAGATTTGGTGCAATTAGACCTTTCACAAAACCAGCTCTCTAGTCCGATTCCTCCGACAGTTTGGAACCTCACAAATCTTCAAGTCTTACAACTTTTCTCCAACAATCTCACTGGCACAATCCCACCAGATATTGGAAATATGACATCTCTGCAAACTCTTGATCTCAATTCTAATCAACTTGAAGGGGAGTTGCCAGACACCATTTCTCAGCTCGGTAATTTAATGACAATCTCTCTTTTTACCAATAACTTCTCGGGCACTATTCCGAGTGACTTTGGCAAGTATAGTCCTTTGATCAATGTTAGCTTTTCCAACAACAGCTTCTCTGGAGAATTGCCACCTGAATTGTGTAGCAGTTTTGCTTTTGAAGTTTTCACAGTGAATAGCAACAACTTCACAGGGCCATTGCCAGAGTGCTTGAGAAATTGCTCGAAACTAAATAGAGTGCGGTTTGATGGGAACCGATTCAATGGAAACATTACAAAGGCTTTTGGAGTTCATCCTGTTCTGAGTGTCATTTATCTTAGTGACAATCAATTTGTTGGTGAAATCTCAACGGAATGGGGAGAATGTGAATCTCTCACTGATTTGCAGATGGACAGAAACAGAATTTCTGGAAAAATCCCAGTAGAGGTTGGAAAGTTGACACAACTAGGCGTTTTAAATCTGGACTCCAACGAATTGTCTGGGGAAATTCCATCTGTACTTGGAAATCTAAGGCTGCTGAACAAGCTCAATCTGAGCAGGAACAATTTGACAGGAGAGATTCCCCGGATTCTTGGCAGTTTGAGTGAGCTTAGCTATCTTGATTTGTCTAGAAACAGTTTGATTGGGAACATACCAAAAGAACTTGGGAATTGTGTTAAATTATTGAGTATGGACTTGAGCAACAACAACCTGTCAGGTGAAATACCATCCGAGCTTGGTAACTTAATTGCATTGCAGTTACTATTGGACCTCAGCAGCAATAGGCTCTCGGGAAATATTCCTCAAAGCCTTGCAAAGCTTTCATCATTGGAGAGCCTTAATGTGTCACATAACCAACTTTCAGGGGAAATCCCTTCATCATTTAGCACCAACTTGGTTAGTCTACGCAACAGCTCCATCGATTTTTCTTACAACAATTTAACAGGTCCGATCCCGACGGGTATAGTTTTCAAAGATGTACCTGCAAAAGCTTATGTTGGAAACTCAGGTTTGTGTGGTAAGGTAGAAGGACTAACTCCTTGTTACACAAATTctagaaagaaaaagcattcTAATAGAACACTATTGATTGTCCTCATTCCTGTTTGTGGCCTATTACTGCTTGCAACCATTGTTGCCGGAATCATAATATGTTACTGGAAGATGAAACCCCTTGATGAAGAAAGTAGAACACTTGGAGAGTATGATGAGAAGTCTGAGTCACTGATATGGGAAAGAGAAGGTAAATTTACATTCGGGGATATCGTGAAGGCCACAGAAAACTTCCATGAGAAATACTGCATCGGAAAAGGAGGCTTTGGAAGTGTTTACAAAGCTGAATTGAAAACAGGTCAGATTGTTGCAGTTAAAAGGCTTAACATGTCAGACTCCAGTGACATCTCAGCAGCCAATCGCAAGAGTTTTGAGAATGAGATTCGTATGTTGACAGAAGTCAGGCACCGCAATATCATTAGGCTTTATGGGTTCTGTTCCATTAGGGGATGCATGTACTTGGTTTATGAATATGTAGAGAAAGGTAGTTTGGGAAATGTATTGTATGGGGTGGAAGGGAAAGCAAAACTGGACTGGGGTAGAAGGGTGAACATCGTGCAAGGTATGGCTCATGCAATTGCATACTTACACCATGATTGCACTCCTCCAATTGTGCACCGAGACATAACTGTGAACAACATCTTATTGGAGTCAGAGTTCGAACCGCGACTCGCAGATTTTGGCATTGCAAGATTGTTGAGTTCAAATACAACTAACTGGACAACAATTGCTGGGTCTTATGGCTACATGGCTCCAG AGCTTGCGTTTACAATGCGAATAACAGACAAATGCGACGTTTATAGCTTCGGAGTGGTAGCATTAGAAGTTATGATGGGCAGGCACCCAAGGGAGCTCCTATCTTCCCTGTCATCATCCAAATCAACAAAAGCAACACCAATTGCAGATGGTGCAGAATATCTTCTAAAGGATGTGCTAGACCAAGGACTCCCACAACCCAAAGGCCAAATTGCGCAGGAGGTTGCATTTGTGGTGACAATGGCCTTACATTGTGTGAGTGACACACCAGAATCACGACCCACCATGCGTTTTGTAGCACAAGAACTCTCTGCTCGAACCCAAGCTTGCAATTCCTACCCAATGGACACGATAACCATTAGCAAGCTCACAAGCTTTCAGAAATAG
- the LOC132165813 gene encoding probable leucine-rich repeat receptor-like protein kinase At1g35710, translating to MEEWMRRESQKAGMAANPKPPLIFLHLLLLSILPLQITASPATQAEALVKWKNSLTPPPPSLTSWSLSNLNSLCNWTSIVCDSTGTVSEINLSGGADVNGTLAQFNFTPFLNLTRFDLSHNNLSGPILPEIGQLTELQYVSLLDNYLNGKIPYQITNLQKVWYLDLGSNLLVYPDWSKFSTMPLLTHLAFNYNELTSEFPRFILDCHNLTFLDLSQNKFNGTIPESLFTNLGKLEFLNLTDNSFQGSLSPNISHLSKLKDLRLGQNHFSGLIPEVIGAIFNLQMIEMYNNSLEGRIPSSIGQLKHLSELNLIMNSLNSTIPHELGFCTNLTFLALSTNSLIEELPLSLTNLTKIKELRLSDNSLSGLISPYFLSNWTELISLQLQNNRFSGEIPPEIGLLTKLQYLFLFNNSLSGSIPTGVGRLKDLVLLDLSQNQLSGPIPLTVWNLTNLQILQIFSNNLYGTIPPEVGNMTSLQTLDLNTNLLYGELPNTISRLGNLTTISLFDNNFSGTIPSDFGKYSSLIMVSFSYNSFSGELTPELCSSFALEVFTVNRNNFTGPLPECLRNCSKLNRVRFDGNRFNGNITNAFGVHPNLSVIYLGDNQFVGEISAEWGECESLTDLQMYRNRISGKIPVELGKLTKLQVLNLDSNQLFGEIPTVLGNLSLLLKLNLSRNHLMGEIPRSLGNLSELSNLDLSRNSLAGNIPKELGNCGKLLSLDLSNNNLLGEIPSELGNLMELQSLLDLSSNRLSGNIPQNLAKLSKLESLNVSHNQLSGEIPSSFRNMQPNQ from the exons ATGGAAGAGTGGATGAGACGTGAAAGTCAAAAGGCAGGCATGGCAGCAAATCCCAAGCCGCCTCTTATTTTCCTTCACCTTCTCTTGCTCTCCATACTTCCATTACAGATTACAGCATCACCAGCAACGCAAGCAGAAGCTCTTGTCAAATGGAAAAACAGCCTCACCCCTCCTCCCCCTTCTCTCACTTCATGGTCCCTCTCCAACCTCAACAGCCTCTGCAACTGGACAAGTATTGTCTGCGACTCAACCGGAACAGTCTCCGAGATAAACCTCTCAGGCGGTGCTGACGTCAATGGAACACTGGCCCAGTTCAACTTCACTCCATTCCTTAACCTCACTCGCTTCGACCTCAGCCACAACAATCTCAGCGGACCAATACTTCCGGAGATTGGCCAGCTAACAGAGCTTCAGTACGTGAGTCTTCTCGACAACTATCTCAATGGGAAAATCCCATATCAGATTACCAATCTTCAAAAGGTATGGTACTTAGACCTTGGATCAAATCTCTTAGTATATCCTGATTGGTCTAAATTTTCTACCATGCCTTTGTTGACCCATCTTGCCTTCAATTACAATGAACTCACTTCAGAGTTCCCAAGATTTATACTTGATTGTCACAACTTGACCTTCTTGGATTTGTCCCAGAATAAGTTCAATGGAACAATACCAGAATCTTTATTTACCAATCTGGGCAAGCTTGAATTCCTTAATCTTACTGATAATTCATTCCAAGGATCATTGTCACCAAACATTTCCCACCTTTCCAAGCTCAAAGATCTTCGTCTAGGACAAAACCATTTCAGTGGCCTTATTCCTGAGGTTATTGGAGCAATTTTCAATCTTCAAATGATAGAAATGTACAACAATTCATTGGAAGGGAGAATTCCTTCTTCAATAGGCCAGCTCAAGCACCTCTCGGAACTCAATCTTATAATGAATAGCTTGAATTCTACAATTCCTCATGAGCTTGGGTTTTGTACAAACCTCACCTTCTTGGCCCTGTCTACAAATTCGTTAATTGAGGAATTGCCTTTGTCCTTGACCAACCTGACTAAAATTAAAGAGTTGCGTTTATCTGATAATTCTCTCTCTGGTTTGATCTCACCGTATTTTCTCTCCAATTGGACTGAGTTAATCTCTTTGCAACTTCAGAATAATCGTTTCTCTGGAGAAATTCCACCGGAAATAGGCCTATTGACAAAGCTCCAATATCTTTTTCTGTTTAATAATAGCCTTTCTGGCTCAATTCCCACTGGGGTTGGGAGGTTGAAAGATTTGGTGTTATTAGACCTTTCACAAAACCAGCTCTCTGGTCCGATTCCTCTGACAGTTTGGAACCTCACAAACCTTCAAATCttacaaattttctccaacaatCTCTATGGCACAATCCCACCAGAGGTTGGAAATATGACGTCACTGCAAACTCTTGATCTCAACACCAACCTTCTCTATGGGGAGTTGCCAAACACCATTTCTCGGCTCGGTAATTTAACGACAATCTCTCTTTTTGACAATAACTTCTCGGGCACTATTCCTAGTGACTTTGGGAAGTATAGTTCTCTTATCATGGTTAGCTTTTCCTACAATAGCTTCTCTGGAGAATTGACACCTGAATTGTGCAGCAGCTTTGCTCTTGAAGTTTTCACAGTGAATAGAAACAACTTCACAGGGCCATTGCCAGAGTGCTTGAGAAATTGCTCGAAACTAAATAGAGTGCGGTTTGATGGGAACCGATTCAATGGAAACATTACAAATGCTTTTGGAGTTCATCCAAATCTGAGTGTCATTTATCTTGGTGACAATCAATTTGTTGGTGAAATCTCAGCGGAATGGGGAGAATGTGAATCTCTCACCGATTTGCAGATGTACAGAAATAGAATTTCAGGAAAAATCCCAGTAGAGCTTGGAAAGTTGACTAAACTGCAGGTTTTAAATCTGGACTCCAACCAATTGTTCGGGGAAATTCCAACTGTACTTGGAAATCTAAGCCTGCTGTTGAAGCTCAATCTGAGTAGGAACCATTTGATGGGAGAGATCCCTCGAAGTCTAGGCAATTTGAGTGAGCTTAGCAATCTTGATTTGTCTAGAAACAGTCTGGCTGGGAACATACCAAAAGAACTTGGGAATTGTGGTAAATTATTGAGCTTGGACTTGAGCAACAACAACCTGTTAGGTGAAATACCATCCGAGCTTGGTAACTTAATGGAATTGCAGTCATTGTTGGACCTCAGCAGCAATAGACTCTCAGGAAACATTCCTCAAAACCTTGCAAAGCTTTCAAAATTGGAGAGCCTGAATGTGTCACATAACCAACTTTCAGGGGAAATCCCTTCATCATTTA GAAATATGCAGCCTAAtcagtag
- the LOC132166706 gene encoding MDIS1-interacting receptor like kinase 2-like, with protein MASNPKPLLLLHLLLLCILSLQITASPATQAEALVKWINTLSPLPPRSPLASWSLRNLNNLCKWTSIVCDSTETVSEITVSGAGLNGTLAHFNFTPFYNLTRFDLSHNNLSGPIPPEIGRLTELQYVSLLDNYLDGKIPYQINNLQKVWYLDLGSNLLVNPDWSKFSTMPLLTHLAFNYNELTSEFPGFILDCHNLTFLDLSQNMFNGTIPESLFTNLGKLEFLNLTDNSFQGPLSPNISHLSKLKDLRLGRNHFSGLIPEDIGVLFNLQTIELYNNSLEGRIPSSIGRLKELGRLYLFWNGLNSTIPSELGFCTNLTSLFLATNSFTGELPLSLANLTKITDLDLSGNSLSGRISPYFLSSWTELIDLQLQDNRFSGEIPPEIGLLTKLQYLFLFNNSLSGSIPSGVGRLKDLLSLDFSQNQLSGPIPLTVGNLTNLQFLQLFSNNLTGTIPPDIGNMTSLQTLDLNSNQLEGELPNTISQLGNLTTISLFTNNFSGTIPSDFGKYSPLISVSFSNNSFSGELPPELCSRFALEVFTVNGNNFTGQLPDCLRNCSQLKRAQFDGNQFNGNITNAFGVHPNLGFISLSDNQFVGEISAKWGECKSLTNLQMGRNRISGKIPIELGKLTELSILNLDSNELSGKIPSILVNCDNLLSLDLSNNNLSGEIPYQLGYLNSFMYLLDLSNNRLSGKLPEDLAKLSSLKSLNVSHNQLSGKIPSSFTSMVSLRNSSIDFSYNKLTGPIPTSTIFEYAPAKAYVGNSGLCGDAKGLTHCYTDSRKKKNSNTTLLVVLIPVCGLLLLLTTIVTGLIICYRKTKLLDEESRAILECEEKAESLIWGRDGKFTFRDIVKATENFHENYCIGKGGFGSVYKAALPAGQIVAVKRFNMSDSNDILVASHKSFENEIRMLTEVKHRNIIKLYGFRATQWCMYLVYEYVEKSSLGNVLYGVGGKAELDWGRRVKIVQGVAHAIAYLHNDCTPPIVHRDITVNNILLESDFEPRLSDFGIARLLSSETTTVAGSYGYMAPELAFTMRVTDKCDVYSFEVVALEVIMGRHPRELLSSLSSSKSTKATPISDNAEFLLKDGLDQRPPQPTGIAQDVAFVVTMALHCVSDTPESRPTMRFVAQELSA; from the exons ATGGCATCAAATCCCAAGCCTCTTCTTTTACTTCACCTTCTCTTGCTCTGCATACTTTCATTACAGATTACAGCATCACCAGCAACACAAGCAGAAGCTCTTGTCAAATGGATAAACACTCTCTCCCCTCTTCCCCCTCGTTCTCCTCTCGCTTCATGGTCCCTCCGGAACCTCAACAACCTTTGTAAATGGACAAGCATTGTCTGCGACTCAACCGAAACAGTCTCCGAGATAACCGTCTCAGGTGCCGGGCTCAATGGAACGCTAGCCCACTTCAACTTCACTCCATTCTATAACCTCACTCGCTTCGACCTCAGCCACAACAATCTCAGTGGGCCAATACCTCCGGAGATAGGCCGGCTAACGGAGCTTCAGTACGTGAGTCTTCTCGACAACTATCTCGATGGGAAAATCCCATATCAGATTAACAATCTTCAAAAGGTATGGTACTTAGACCTTGGATCAAATCTTTTAGTAAATCCTGATTGGTCTAAATTTTCTACCATGCCTTTGTTGACCCATCTTGCCTTTAATTACAATGAACTCACTTCAGAGTTCCCGGGATTTATACTTGATTGTCACAACTTGACCTTCTTGGATTTGTCCCAGAATATGTTCAATGGAACAATACCAGAATCTTTATTTACCAATCTGGGCAAGCTTGAATTCCTTAATCTTACTGATAATTCATTCCAAGGACCATTGTCACCAAACATTTCCCACCTTTCCAAGCTCAAAGATCTTCGTCTAGGACGAAACCATTTCAGTGGCCTTATTCCTGAGGATATTGGAGTATTGTTCAATCTTCAAACTATAGAATTGTACAACAATTCATTAGAAGGGAGAATTCCTTCTTCAATAGGCCGACTTAAGGAGCTCGGGAGACTCTATCTTTTCTGGAATGGCTTGAATTCTACAATTCCTTCTGAGCTTGGGTTTTGTACAAACCTCACCTCCTTGTTTCTGGCTACAAATTCATTCACTGGGGAATTGCCTTTGTCCTTGGCCAACCTGACTAAAATTACAGACTTGGATTTATCTGGTAATTCTCTCTCTGGTAGGATCTCGCCGTATTTTCTCTCCAGTTGGACCGAGTTAATCGATTTACAACTTCAAGATAATCGTTTCTCTGGAGAAATTCCACCGGAAATAGGCCTATTGACAAAGCTCCAATATCTTTTTCTGTTTAATAATAGCCTTTCTGGTTCAATTCCCTCCGGGGTTGGGAGGTTGAAAGATTTGCTGTCATTAGACTTTTCACAAAACCAGCTCTCTGGTCCGATTCCTCTTACAGTTGGGAACCTCACAAACCTTCAATTCTTACAACTTTTCTCCAACAATCTCACTGGTACAATCCCACCAGATATTGGAAATATGACATCTCTGCAAACTCTTGATCTCAATTCTAACCAACTTGAAGGGGAGTTGCCAAACACCATTTCTCAGCTCGGTAATTTAACGACAATCTCTCTTTTCACCAATAACTTCTCGGGCACTATTCCGAGTGACTTTGGAAAGTATAGTCCTCTTATCAGTGTTAGCTTTTCCAACAATAGCTTCTCTGGAGAATTGCCACCTGAATTGTGCAGCCGCTTTGCTCTTGAAGTTTTCACTGTGAATGGCAACAACTTCACAGGGCAGTTGCCAGACTGCTTGAGAAATTGCTCGCAACTAAAAAGGGCGCAGTTTGATGGGAACCAATTTAATGGAAATATTACAAATGCTTTTGGAGTTCATCCAAATCTTGGTTTCATTTCTCTTAGTGACAATCAATTTGTTGGTGAAATCTCAGCAAAATGGGGAGAATGCAAATCTCTCACCAATTTGCAGATGGGCAGAAACAGAATTTCTGGAAAAATCCCAATAGAGCTTGGAAAGTTGACTGAACTGAGCATTTTAAATCTGGATTCCAACGAATTGTCCGGGAAAATTCCATCTATACTTGTGAATTGTGATAACTTATTGAGCTTGGACTTGAGCAACAACAACTTGTCAGGTGAAATACCATACCAGCTTGGTTACTTAAACTCATTCATGTACTTGTTGGACCTCAGCAACAATAGACTCTCAGGAAAACTTCCTGAAGACCTTGCAAAGCTTTCATCATTGAAGAGTCTTAATGTGTCACATAACCAACTTTCAGGCAAAATCCCATCGTCATTTACCAGCATGGTTAGCCTACGTAACAGCTCCATCGATTTTTCCTACAACAAATTAACAGGTCCGATCCCAACTAGTACCATTTTTGAATATGCACCTGCAAAAGCTTATGTTGGAAACTCAGGTTTGTGTGGAGATGCAAAAGGACTAACTCATTGTTACACAGAttccagaaagaaaaagaattctaATACGACTCTGTTAGTTGTCCTCATTCCTGTCTGCGGCCTATTATTGCTGCTTACAACAATTGTTACTGGACTCATAATATGTTACCGGAAGACGAAACTCTTGGATGAAGAAAGCAGAGCAATTTTAGAGTGTGAGGAGAAGGCTGAGTCACTGATATGGGGAAGAGACGGTAAATTCACATTCAGGGATATCGTGAAGGCCACAGAAAACTTCCATGAGAATTACTGTATTGGAAAAGGAGGATTTGGAAGCGTTTACAAAGCAGCATTGCCAGCAGGTCAAATTGTTGCAGTTAAAAGATTTAACATGTCAGACTCCAATGACATCCTTGTAGCCAGTCACAAGAGTTTTGAGAATGAGATTCGCATGTTGACAGAAGTCAAGCACCGCAATATCATTAAGCTTTATGGGTTCCGTGCCACTCAGTGGTGTATGTACTTGGTTTATGAATATGTGGAGAAAAGCAGTTTGGGAAACGTATTGTATGGGGTAGGAGGGAAAGCAGAACTGGATTGGGGAAGAAGGGTGAAAATTGTGCAAGGCGTGGCTCATGCAATTGCATACTTGCACAATGATTGCACTCCTCCAATTGTGCACCGAGACATAACTGTGAACAACATCTTACTGGAGTCAGATTTCGAACCACGACTCtcagattttggcattgcaAGATTGTTGAGTTCAGAAACAACAACAGTTGCTGGGTCTTATGGTTACATGGCTCCGG AGCTCGCATTCACTATGCGAGTAACGGATAAATGCGACGTTTATAGCTTTGAAGTGGTAGCATTAGAAGTTATAATGGGTAGGCACCCAAGGGAGCTTCTATCTTCTTTGTCATCATCCAAATCAACAAAAgcaacaccaatttcagacaaTGCAGAATTTCTTCTAAAGGATGGGCTGGACCAAAGACCCCCACAACCCACAGGTATTGCGCAGGATGTGGCATTTGTGGTGACAATGGCCTTACATTGCGTGAGTGACACGCCAGAGTCACGGCCCACCATGCGTTTCGTGGCACAAGAACTGTCAGCTTGA